A region from the Carassius auratus strain Wakin unplaced genomic scaffold, ASM336829v1 scaf_tig00024258, whole genome shotgun sequence genome encodes:
- the LOC113078120 gene encoding potassium voltage-gated channel subfamily F member 1-like yields the protein MLRSLGFIRTLCSRSQKLFKTFFTGFYSNIFDMWEFPRTRYADCNGSEASEETEIAVNIGGVKHILHGNVLNRYPETRLAELVNRATYSTQENLCALCDDYDDSNQEFYFDRDPEVFRCILELYYYGEIHMKRGICPMCFMREMDYWRIDAEYLDECCISSLNEVQTELEEIAEKVKAILDDLDDDGTVTRGQRCQTFLWKLMEKPESSLAARVIAVVSFTFILLSSVVMCVGTNPELQVEDAEGNLMEHPTLESIETACIIWFTVEYVLRFLASSNQLRFVFSFMNIIDFLAIMPFYVLLILTHLGTAVMELAYVQQAVQALRVMRIARIFKLARHSSGLQTLTFALKGSLQELGLLFMYMSVGIFLFSALGYTLEQSHSETMFTSIPQSFWWAVITMTTVGYGDIYPKTTLGRCNAAVSFLCGVIAIALPIHPIINNFVIVYSKQRVLETAAKHEIELMALRAQEEKQECPKAERTASAGTRSVWDSTAVSASQSDTYIPLLGVTADVSIGQPAHKRKHN from the exons ATGTTGCGCTCTTTAGGATTTATTCGGACATTATGCAGCAGAAGTCAGAAGCTTTTTAAGACTTTCTTCACAGGCTTTTATTCAAACAtat TTGACATGTGGGAGTTCCCGAGGACTCGTTACGCAGACTGTAACGGCTCAGAGGCGAGTGAGGAGACGGAGATTGCTGTGAATATCGGTGGTGTCAAGCACATTCTCCACGGGAACGTGCTGAACCGATATCCAGAGACACGTTTGGCGGAACTGGTGAACCGAGCCACGTATTCCACACAAGAAAATCTCTGCGCTCTCTGTGATGACTATGATGACTCAAACCAAGAGTTTTACTTTGACAGAGACCCAGAGGTCTTCAGATGCATCCTAGAGCTGTATTACTACGGAGAGATTCATATGAAGCGAGGAATCTGTCCCATGTGCTTCATGAGAGAGATGGACTATTGGCGGATCGACGCGGAGTATCTGGACGAATGCTGTATAAGTAGTTTAAATGAGGTTCAAACCGAGCTGGAGGAAATAGCAGAGAAAGTCAAGGCCATCCTGGACGACCTGGATGATGATGGAACGGTCACTAGAGGTCAGAGGTGCCAAACGTTCCTGTGGAAGCTCATGGAGAAACCCGAATCATCTTTAGCCGCGCGCGTAATCGCAGTAGTGTCGTTCACGTTCATCCTGCTCTCTTCTGTAGTCATGTGCGTGGGCACCAACCCGGAGCTCCAAGTGGAAGATGCCGAGGGTAATCTAATGGAACACCCGACCCTTGAGTCCATCGAGACGGCTTGTATCATCTGGTTCACAGTGGAATATGTTTTGCGTTTCTTGGCTTCTTCGAACCAATTGCGCTTTGTGTTCTCCTTCATGAATATAATAGACTTTCTAGCCATCATGCCTTTTTACGTACTGCTGATTCTAACGCATTTGGGCACTGCCGTGATGGAGCTCGCTTACGTCCAGCAGGCAGTGCAAGCGTTGCGTGTCATGCGCATTGCACGCATCTTCAAACTCGCGCGCCACTCATCAGGACTCCAAACTCTTACATTCGCGCTCAAAGGAAGCTTGCAAGAGCTGGGTCTGCTTTTCATGTACATGAGCGTGGGGATTTTCCTGTTCTCCGCCCTAGGATACACATTGGAACAGAGCCACTCTGAAACCATGTTCACCAGTATCCCGCAGTCCTTCTGGTGGGCTGTCATTACAATGACCACTGTGGGTTATGGGGATATCTATCCTAAAACAACGCTGGGCAGGTGCAACGCCGCTGTCAGTTTTCTGTGTGGCGTAATAGCGATCGCGCTGCCAATCCACCCGATTATTAACAACTTCGTCATTGTTTACAGTAAGCAGCGTGTGCTTGAAACCGCTGCCAAGCATGAGATCGAACTCATGGCGTTACGCGCGCAGGAGGAAAAGCAGGAGTGTCCGAAGGCTGAAAGAACTGCTTCGGCTGGCACTAGGTCAGTTTGGGATAGCACTGCTGTGAGCGCGTCACAGAGTGACACATATATCCCGTTACTTGGTGTTACAGCAGATGTGTCCATAGGTCAACCAGCCCATAAACGCAAGCACAACTAG